One Amaranthus tricolor cultivar Red isolate AtriRed21 chromosome 10, ASM2621246v1, whole genome shotgun sequence genomic window carries:
- the LOC130825146 gene encoding mitogen-activated protein kinase kinase kinase NPK1-like translates to MQEVFGSVRRSLAFRTSTSSSPITDNDSGFGGFFDKIGSSIRKSRIGKLAEKSPVKTLPFSPVKENMPPIPAVKDDAPPIRWRKGELIGCGAFGRVYMGMNLDSGELLAVKQVLIASGGGASREKAQAHIRELEEEVKLLKNLSHPNIVRYLGTAREEEALNILLEFVPGGSISSLLGKFGSFPESVIRMYTKQLLLGLEYLHKNGIMHRDIKGANILVDNKGCIKLADFGASKKVVELATMTGAKSMKGTPYWMAPEVILQTGHSFSADIWSVGCTIIEMATGKPPWCQYQEVQALFHIGTTKSHPPIPEHLSAEAKDFLSKCLQKEPCLRASASELLQYPFVTAEFWESQHVSRRSVMENSGNQAALTPVDPKKTSSNVTRSISGGLKDDLCNMDSVRCSTVYPEKFGTSPLWGTNTSDDDICMIDDKDDFAADATAQSNNSVLDFCKSFNPMCEPNDDWPCKFDDSPEAGRSNIDFPREDCGTAEASCHGENEFSFSSEGLADDEEEVTESKIRAFLDEKAFDLKKLQEEFYSTLNVASSKAFGVIESDAVSNLSSKSKSPAPVPSRRLSTTADVSKNASPVPELDGPGEQPLKELPEIRELQNEGSSSSPSFSERQRLWKEELDKELEMERERLAERLRQAGGKTSSPNKRVPCQQRERLPFASPPK, encoded by the exons ATGCAGGAAGTCTTCGGATCAGTTCGTCGATCTTTAGCATTCCGAACATCAACATCTTCTTCTCCAATTACAGATAACGACAGTGGTTTTGGTGGGTTTTTCGATAAAATTGGATCTTCCATTCGTAAATCGCGAATTGGAAAATTAGCGGAGAAATCTCCTGTAAAAACACTTCCATTTTCTCCTGTTAAAGAGAATATGCCGCCGATTCCCGCTGTTAAAGATGATGCTCCTCCTATTCGGTGGCGGAAGGGTGAGTTGATTGGTTGCGGCGCGTTTGGGAGAGTTTATATGGGCATGAATCTCGATTCTGGTGAACTTCTTGCTGTTAAGCAG GTTTTGATTGCTTCTGGTGGTGGTGCTTCAAGAGAGAAAGCTCAG GCTCACATAAGGGAGTTGGAAGAGGAAGTGAAGCTTCTTAAGAATCTATCACATCCAAATATAGTT AGATACTTGGGGACTGCAAGAGAAGAGGAGGCATTAAATATCTTGTTGGAATTTGTTCCTGGTGGATCCATTTCCTCACTTCTCGGCAAGTTCGGATCTTTTCCTGAATCT GTTATACGAATGTATACAAAGCAATTGCTACTGGGATTGGAATACCTACATAAGAATGGGATTATGCATAGGGACATCAAG GGTGCAAACATCCTTGTTGACAACAAAGGATGTATTAAACTTGCAGATTTTGGTGCTTCCAAGAAAGTTGTTGAGCTG GCTACTATGACTGGGGCAAAGTCAATGAAGGGTACTCCATACTGGATGGCACCCGAAGTCATTCTTCAGACTGGCCATAGTTT CTCGGCTGATATATGGAGTGTTGGTTGTACAATCATCGAAATGGCCACAGGAAAGCCTCCCTGGTGCCAGTATCAGGAG GTGCAAGCACTATTCCATATTGGGACCACCAAGTCTCATCCTCCTATACCTGAGCACCTTTCTGCTGAAGCAAAGGATTTTCTGTCCAAGTGTTTACAGAA GGAACCATGCTTAAGGGCATCTGCTTCTGAACTTCTTCAG TATCCATTTGTCACTGCAGAATTCTGGGAATCTCAACATGTTTCTCGTCGTTCAGTTATG GAAAATAGTGGAAATCAAGCAGCACTTACACCAGTAGATCCGAAGAAGAC GAGTAGCAATGTGACGAGGTCAATAAGTGGTGGTCTAAAAGATGATCTATGCAACATGGATAGCGTGAGATGCTCAACAGTTTACCCTGAGAAGTTTGGTACAAGTCCTCTTTGGGGAACAAACACAAGTGATGATGACATTTGTATGATAGATGATAAAGATGATTTTGCAGCAGATGCTACAGCGCAATCAAATAACTCAGTGCTTGACTTCTGTAAG AGTTTCAACCCCATGTGCGAGCCGAATGATGATTGGCCTTGTAAATTCGATGATAGCCCTGAGGCTGGAAGAAGCAACATAGACTTTCCAAGGGAAGATTGTGGAACTGCTGAAGCATCTTGTCATGGAGAAAATGAGTTCTCTTTTTCAAGTGAAGGATTGGCTGACGATGAAGAAGAAGTTACGGAATCAAAAATTAGGGCATTTTTGGATGAGAAG GCTTTTGATCTCAAGAAACTACAAGAAGAGTTCTATAGTACTTTAAATGTGGCCTCTTCAAAAGCTTTTGGGGTCATTGAAAGTGATGCTGTAAGTAATTTGTCTTCCAAAAGTAAGTCGCCTGCACCGGTACCTAGCAGACGATTATCCACAACAGCTGATGTTTCCAAAAATGCAAGTCCTGTTCCAGAACTGGATGGTCCTGGAGAACAACCTTTAAAAGAGCTCCCTGAGATCAGAGAGCTACAGAATGAAGGTTCTAGTTCAAG TCCAAGCTTCTCTGAGAGGCAACGGCTTTGGAAGGAAGAACTTGACAAAGAACTTGAGATGGAAAGAG
- the LOC130825147 gene encoding uncharacterized protein LOC130825147 yields MEELTERIKKLVNSDPNKPLTPFQIALIEEQIRLAFPVRCIPTHPTYASMIQTAIEKLNEEGGSNKESISKYIKANYDDLPWAHDTYLTHHLNNLCINGEIGLNPKTNSYFYVTPARAGLQDRSSSKKQKRGRKPKENVIHEKEAISGGVYENGDGLRGNLIGSQEVDIEVYGRSKVKYKRQCSVNKDDEEIGEQKSEGFPLENGFECVEYQNHPLTVKEKCKGECVGDDTSVKDLVLNETPLMIVPKEGNNFPILVENSGMNSISERMCEIPEQEKELKSSSETISKMCQRKWKISFKGMTKRFKANSEKKEVSKESTSTFPKSLGLDVLETKVSGLESEMGPPWLIPMLKCDFFSPCSVHKHSTKNEKNIFCLDCIVDAFCLHCLSNHNKDHRCVRLRRSNYMNAVRVNDIWKHLDISHIQPYIVNSLEVLHLNARPRPKNATRMWTHPCEICGHNLNDSFRFCSLACKLRATVAGTTKFMDSPVDQSHQDSSMEGGLDQSERHKFLEFSVDQSEAIFQEQVGKEDLVPLSNEHVQLQDMISNPATSHDMNLCLWQEGPPDLPKEDARGRMQKPTDGTEEDAEPSSALRLPLQKRSYKSSTDQHSQQPTKVRKKDDRERSQTQLGLSSKKQFTGTRKKARGRPRKSIEPVVDDAVVSSKLDIQQPAEESLPVTLQIPLQVEKRKKAGQGKPRKQKEGTNENATASKILQIGEQETQSESTIYPGLQKLKKKGRGRPKKREGSASTGNPTTPMKLHIRHNIKIKKNSQRRQSKQKDINEDELEMGPSDQGKQIKTEICLGLEAKQSNTEVQNLNPSNETGILMPITSSEPSNVIVDHQKEYQQPDVLVEPEKVHKTDETGVAVPPLDEDKQDDRQAQQQEVLHCPELKSGDSEGQVTPVTKKSIKATAIRVPLSSKDQLRSRINRQSLD; encoded by the exons ATGGAGGAACTCACTGAAAGAATCAAAAAACTTGTTAATTCCGACCCAAACAAACCCTTAACCCCTTTTCAAATTGCTCTCATAGAAGAACAAATCCGTTTAGCTTTCCCAGTTCGTTGCATTCCTACCCACCCCACTTATGCTTCA ATGATACAAACTGCGATTGAGAAGTTGAATGAAGAAGGTGGGTCTAATAAGGAGTCTATATCAAAGTATATTAAGGCAAATTATGATGATTTACCATGGGCACATGATACTTACTTAACCCATCACTTGAATAATCTTTGTATAAATGGTGAAATTGGGCTTAATCCTAAAACCAATTCCTACTTTTATGTTACCCCAGCACGGGCCGGGCTTCAGGACAGGAGTTCGAGTAAGAAACAGAAAAGAGGAAGGAAACCTAAGGAGAATGTGATTCATGAAAAGGAGGCAATTTCTGGGGGAGTATATGAAAATGGAGATGGATTGAGAGGGAATTTGATTGGAAGTCAAGAGGTAGATATTGAGGTATATGGTAGAAGCAAAGTTAAGTACAAAAGACAGTGCTCCGTTaacaaagatgatgaagaaattgGAGAGCAGAAAAGTGAGGGTTTTCCATTAGAAAATGGGTTTGAATGTGTTGAGTATCAGAACCATCCATTAACTGTGAAGGAAAAATGTAAGGGTGAATGTGTAGGTGATGATACTAGTGTAAAGGATttggttttgaatgaaactCCGCTTATGATTGTGCCTAAGGAAGGAAATAATTTTCCCATTTTGGTAGAAAATAGTGGAATGAATTCAATTTCTGAGAGGATGTGTGAGATCCCAGAACAGGAAAAGGAGTTAAAGTCTTCCTCGGAAACGATCTCAAAAATGTGCCAAAGAAAATGGAAGATCTCTTTCAAGGGCATGACAAAGAGGTTCAAAGCTAACTCGGAGAAAAAGGAAGTCTCTAAGGAGTCGACGTCAACCTTCCCAAAATCTTTGGGTCTCGATGTGCTTGAGACCAAG GTAAGTGGACTGGAGAGTGAAATGGGGCCACCATGGTTAATTCCAATGTTGAAGTGCGACTTCTTTAGCCCCTGCTCAGTTCATAAACATTCAACCAAGAATGAGAAAAATATATTCTGTTTAGATTGCATTGTAGATGCCTTTTGTCTCCATTGTTTGTCTAACCACAATAAAGATCATCGATGTGTCCGG TTAAGGAGGTCAAATTACATGAATGCGGTGAGAGTGAATGACATATGGAAGCACCTTGACATATCACACATTCAGCCATACATCGTTAACAGCTTAGAGGTTCTGCATCTCAATGCACGCCCTCGACCAAAGAATGCTACGAGAATGTGGACTCATCCCTGTGAAATCTGTGGCCACAACCTCAACGATTCCTTCAGATTTTGTTCTCTTGCCTGCAAG CTTCGAGCAACTGTGGCGGGTACTACAAAGTTCATGGATTCACCCGTTGATCAAAGTCACCAGGATTCCAGTATGGAAGGTGGTTTGGACCAGTCGGAACGACACAAGTTCTTGGAATTTTCTGTTGATCAAAGTGAGGCTATATTTCAGGAACAAGTAGGCAAGGAAGATTTAGTACCTTTATCAAATGAGCATGTTCAGCTGCAAGATATGATATCTAATCCCGCAACTTCCCATGATATGAATCTTTGTCTGTGGCAAGAAGGGCCACCTGATCTTCCAAAAGAGGACGCTCGAGGCAGGATGCAGAAACCGACAGATGGAACCGAAGAAGATGCTGAACCTTCTTCAGCTTTGCGTCTTCCCCTTCAAAAAAGGTCATACAAGTCATCGACTGATCAGCATTCTCAGCAACCAACCAAAGTTCGGAAAAAGGATGATCGAGAAAGGTCACAAACACAACTAGGGTTATCTTCTAAGAAGCAATTTACAGGGACTCGAAAAAAGGCTCGAGGAAGACCACGCAAGTCAATAGAACCAGTTGTGGATGATGCTGTAGTTTCATCAAAGTTGGATATTCAGCAACCAGCTGAGGAATCTCTGCCAGTAACTCTCCAAATTCCTCTGCAAGTTGAAAAGCGCAAGAAGGCTGGCCAAGGAAAGCCTcgaaaacaaaaagaaggaacCAACGAAAATGCAACCGCGTCTAAGATTCTTCAAATTGGAGAGCAAGAAACACAGTCTGAATCCACAATTTATCCAGGTTTGCAGAAGCTTAAGAAAAAAGGCCGAGGAAGGCCTAAGAAACGAGAAGGCTCTGCCTCCACGGGAAATCCAACAACTCCAATGAAGCTGCATATTCGacacaatataaaaataaaaaagaatagcCAACGAAGACAGAGTAAGCAGAAAGATATAAACGAGGATGAACTGGAAATGGGGCCATCCGATCAAGGAAAGCAGATTAAGACGGAAATTTGTCTTGGTTTAGAGGCTAAGCAATCAAACACTGAAGTTCAGAATCTTAACCCAAGCAATGAAACGGGTATTCTTATGCCAATAACTTCTTCTGAGCCCTCTAATGTGATTGTGGATCATCAAAAGGAGTATCAGCAACCTGATGTTCTTGTTGAGCCTGAAAAAGTTCACAAAACGGATGAAACAGGAGTCGCCGTGCCACCCTTGGATGAGGATAAACAGGATGATCGGCAGGCTCAGCAGCAAGAAGTGCTACATTGCCCGGAACTGAAATCAGGCGATTCAGAAGGCCAAGTTACACCTGTTACAAAAAAGTCTATAAAGGCTACAGCAATACGGGTTCCCCTATCCTCGAAGGATCAATTGCGCTCAAGGATAAACCGTCAATCTCTAGATTAA